The DNA sequence GAGGCGCGGGGGATTTTCGCGCGTTTCGGCCCACTCGCGGCCCGCGGCAATCGCATCGGGATCGCGGTCGAAGGCATGCACCGTGGCACCCGCATCCAGCAGCGCGCGGGTGTAGCCGCCCGCCCCGAAGGTCGCGTCCACGATCACGTCGCCGGGCTGCGGGGCCAGCGCCTCGATCACTTCGTCCAGCAGGACGGGAATATGCGGGGCGCCGTTCACTTGCGCTTCGCCTTGGCGGTGGCTTCCGCCTCCTGCTGGCGGCACACCGCCTGCTGCTGGCCGAACCACTTCTGGTCCATCTCGTACAGCGCATCGGGCGCCCACAGCGAGAAGAAGGGCGATCCGCCGAGGAAGGCGATGGAGCCGGTCATGCCCACCAGCCCGCCCAGCGCATCGGGCAGCACGAAGCGGCCGCTGGCGTCGAAGGGAATCTCGGAGAAGGTCCACAGCTGCATCGAGCGCATGTCGCGGTCGAACTCCTCGCCCCGGCGCAGCGCGGCCTCTTCCTCACGATCGATCTGGGCGTCGAAATCCTCGGTACGGGAAAGGCCGAAGCCGGTCAGGCAGTCCCACCGGTTGTGCTTGGCGAGGCACAGCACGCGGGGATCGTCTTCGGTGGGAGCGATGGCCTTGCGGAAGGACGGAGGCAGCACATAGCGACCCTTTTCGCCGCGAAGCGAAAAGCCCTGTCCGCTATAGCCTGCCGGCCCCTTCGCCACCTTCTCGAACCACCCCTGTCTGCATGCCCTGAACCGATCGGCACAACCCCTCCGCCGCCGGACGCGCGGGATCGCGCGGCCCGCTCACCCCCACTCGGGGATACGGATGGACGAATTGACCGATGGACCCGTTCTGTAACGTGCCGGACCTCGGGAGAAAAGGGGAAATTGCGGGAATTTCCGGAATCTTACGTGTATAACTTCAGGGAAAGCCCTCAGCCGCCGGGCTCTCCTTCACCCCCACCCTCTGCGTTAAGCATACAAGTGTATGAATTCCGAGTGTTATCCTCTTCGCCGCCGGCGGTGCCGCGATTTCCCGCGTCTGCCCCGGCTTTCGCGTAGGCCTGAGCCGCCAGCCAGGCGAGCGCGCGGGGCGCCCCTGCATTTTCGCCGTGCAGATCGAGCAGCGCCGCATCGGCGAGGATCAATCCCGCGCCATCCCCGATCCGGCACCGCGCCAGCGCGCCTTCGGCGGCCAATGTGCAGTCCGATCCCTCAGCCAATGGGGCGAAATGGCCCGGGTACTGCAGGGGAATAGGCGGGCCGCCCGCCTCCGCTTCCCGCGCATTCCCGTCTCCGTCCGCGAATTGCAGCGACAGGCCCCAGTGATCGAGGATGGGCGAAAGCAGCGTCACGTCCTGCGGGCGGCGCTTATCCCCCAGGGGAAAGCGCGACTCGCCCGTCATCAGCGGATCCGCGAACAGCAGCAGGCGGCCCCCGCCCCGCACCCATTCGTCCAGCGCGACATTCTCCGCCGGGGAGAGCGCGCGCGGCTGCGCCAGCAGCAGCAGGGAGAGGCCGGAGAGGGCGGACGCGTCCAGCGTATCGAGCGGGCGCAGGCGATAGGCGCGTTCCAGCAGCGGCCGCGCCCAATGCGTTTCCGCCGTGCCCGCGATCACTTCGGCCGGACTCGCCGCTTCGCCCCAAAAGATCGGAATAGTGCCCATCAACCCCAGTTCGGGGCGGGATTGCACGGGCGGACAGGGGTCCCCCGCCGTCGCGTCCCCTGCATCCCCGGCAGTGGCCGGGGCCGATGCAAGCAGGGCCAGCAGCAGCCCCGCGCCGGCCGCGTCAGGGCGCAGGATCAGACCCTTCGTCAAGCGTGGTGGGGGCCGGATCCATCGGCGGCTGCGCCTGCACGGCGGCGGGCTGGGCAGGCTCTGCCGGCAGATCGGGCACGATGCCGGCATCGGCCAGCGGGTCGCTCACCGGACCCGGCGTTTCCTGCGCGGACACGGTGGAGGCCGCTTCGGGCACGGAGCGGGCCCGGTTCCGTTCCGCATTGAACATGATGATGTTGGCCAGCCCAAGCAGCAGGACCATGGCGGCCAGGCCAAAGAACCCGACCTGCAACCGCTGCACCGCCTGCGCGCGCGTTCCCGCGAAGGGCGCCTGCCCGGTTGCCTGCGTCTCTGCCTCGCCCCGGCGAAGCAATTGCGAAGGATCGATCTGCATGCCCGCCCTTGTAACGGGTGCAGATTAACGCAGCCAGTCGAAAACCGGCAGGCCCTTCTGCTCCAGCCATTCGCGGTTGTAGAGCGACGAAAGATAGCGGAAGCCGGTGTCGCACAGGATCGTCGCCACCCGGCTACCCGGACCCAGCTGCCGCCCGAGCGCCACCGCGCCCGCCACATTGATGCCGGAGGACAGGCCGAGGCACAGCCCTTCTTCCTTCAGCAGCCGCGCCACCCAATGCAGGCCTTCCTCGTCCGAGACGCGGAACTGCGTGTCCACCGGGGCGCCTTCCAGATTGGCGGTGATCCGCCCCTGCCCGATCCCCTCGGCAACGGAACTGCCTTCCGCCTTCAGCTCGCCATGGGCGTAATAGTTGTAGAGCGCCGCGCCATAAGGATCGGTGAGCGCGATCGTCACCTTCTCGTCAAACGCCTTGAGGCCCAGTCCCACGCCGGCAAAGGTGCCGCCGGTCCCGACCGCGCAGGTGAAGCCATCCACCCGGCCTTCCATCTGCGCCCAGATTTCCGGCGCCGTACTTTCGATATGGGCGCGGCGGTTGGCGATATTGTCGAACTGGTTGGCCCAGATCGCGCCTTCGGTCTCTTCCGCCATGCGGCGGCTGGTGTGCACGAAATGGCCCGGGTTCTTGTAGGGCGCAGCAGGCACGGTGACGAGTTCGGCACCCAGCGCGCGCAGCGTGTCCATCTTCTCGCGGCTCTGCGTCTCGGGCATCACGATCACGGATTTGTAGCCCAGCGCATTGGCCACCAGCGCAATGCCGATGCCGGTATTGCCCGCGGTGCCTTCCACGATCGTGCCGCCGGGCTGCAGCAGCCCCTTTTCCTCGGCATCGCGGATGATCCACAGCGCCGCCCGATCCTTCACCGAGGCACCGGGATTGGCGAATTCGCATTTCCCCCAGATCTCGCAACCCGCCTCCTCGCTGGGCCCCTTCAGGAGCACGAGCGGCGTGTTGCCGATCAGGTCGAGCGTGGATTGGCGCGGTTCGGGTGCAGTCATGATCGGGGTCAGGTAAGGCCCCTTCCCCCCTTGCGCAACGCAGATGCGCTTGGGGGGTAACAAGGTCAGTCTTCTTCGGCGATCCGCACCTTCAGCCCGTCCAGCGCGTCGGTGAAGGGAATCTGGCAGGAGAGGCGCGACGTCTCGTCACGGTCATCGCTCGAATCGAGCAAATCGTTCTCGTCCTCGTCCATCGGGGGCAGCAGCGAGACGAAGGCGGGATCGACATGCACATGGCAGGTGGCGCAGGAACAGCACCCGCCGCACAGCGCCAGCAGCTCGTCGAACCCGTTGTCGCGAATGGCCTCCATCACCGTCAGCCCGGCGTCGGCCTCCACAGTGCGTTCTTCTCCTTCGCGGGTAACGACGATCAGCTTCGGCATTGGGGCCCCTTTCTTTCCGGCGACGGGCTGCTAGGGGCTGGCGGCGATTTTTGCAAGCGGAGCGCGAATGGGCCTTTCGGCCGCGCAGATCGCCGCCGGGCTGGATGCCGTGGCGGCGCAGGAACCGGCCATTGCGGCCGCGCTGGCGCGCGCCGGCTATCCCGAACCGCGCATCCGCGAAACCGGCTATCGCACGCTGCTGCGCACGATCGTCGGCCAGCAGGTGAGCGTGGCGGCAGCCGCCAGCGTGTGGCGCAAGCTGGAAGAGCTGCTGGGCGGCGATGTGCCCCCGGAAGTGCTGCTGCGCGCCGAATTCGATGCGCTGCGCGCCTGCGGCCTTTCCCGCCAGAAACAGGGCTATGCCCGTTCCCTCTGCGAACTGGTGGTTTCGGGCGAGCTCGATCTCGCCGGCCTGCCCGCGGATGACGAGGCGGCGATCGAACAATTGGTGCGGATCAAGGGGATCGGCCGCTGGTCCGCGGAAATCTACCTGCTGTTCGCCGAAGGGCGGCCGGACATCTGGCCAGCCGGCGACCTTGCCGTGCAGGCCGGCATCGGCCGCATCCTGGCCCTGCCCGAACGGCCGAGCGAAAAGGAAACCCGGGCGCTGGCCGAAAGCTGGCGCCCACACCGCGGTGCCGTCGCGATCTTCACCTGGCACTGCTACAACAATCCGGCGCTCTAATTGGGGCGCGGCGCGCGTCCTTCGACAGGCTCAGGACGAGCGGATTTCTTCCTAACCTCGTCATCCCCGCGAAGGCGGGATTCCAGATGGAAAGCACGGTGCCTGGCTGGATTCCCGCCTGCGCGGGAATGACGAAGGGTGGGGGCGCCAAACCGGCCCTGCCCCCACCTCTCCCGCCTTTCCCCTGCCGCGCCTTGGGAGTAGCGTTGCGCCCTGTTCTGCAGCCCGGGGGGGATTACACCGATGAAAAGACACACCAGATTGATGGTCACCATCGGCGCCGCGGCCAGTCTGGCCGGTGCGGGCGCAGCCACGGAAGGAGACAGGATGAACATGAATGCCAGCCAGACCGGAGCCGCCGCCGAAGCGGTCGCTGCGGTTCCGCTGATCCCCCGCGATGCGCTGTATGGCAACCCCAGCCGCTCCGGCGGCAGGATCAGCCCGGATGGCAAGTGGCTCAGCTGGCTCGCCCCCTATGAGGGCGTGATGAATCTGTGGATCGCCCCCGCCAGCGACCCGGCCGCCGCGCGGCGGATGACGAGCGCCACGGAACGGCCGATCCCGCAATATTTCTGGGCCCCGGATTCCGGCAGCCTGCTCTACGTGCAGGACAAGGGCGGGGACGAGAATTACCTGCTCTATCAGGTGGACGTCACCAGCGGGAAGGAGCGGACGCTGACCCCGTTCGAAAACACCCGCGTGCAGCTGGTGGGCGCATCGCAGACCATCCGCGACAAGGTGCTGGTGGGCATCAACAACCGCGATCCGCGCTTCCACGATGTCTATCTGCTCGATCTCGGCACCGGCGAATTGCAGCAGGTGATGCGCAACGACAGCTATGCCGGCTTCCTGGCGGATGACAGTCTGACACTGCGCTGGGCGCTGCGGCAGAACGCCGCCGGCGGGAACGATATGTTCGAGATCACCGATGGCAAGGTGGCCGAGACCCCGCGTGAGAGCACCACCATGGAGGACGCGCTCACCACCACGGTCGCCGGGTACACTACCGACGGCAAGACGCTCTACTGGCTCGATTCGCGCGGCCGCAACACCGCCGCGCTGGTGGCGGAAAACACCGACACGGGCGAAAAGCGCGTCATCGCCGAGAGCGACAAGGCGGATATTGGCGGCACCATGCAGGATACGCGCACCGGCGAGGTGCAGGCCTATTCGGTCTATCACACCACCAACCAATGGCATTTCCTGGACCCGGAGATCGAACAGGCCTTCGCCTGGCTGGACGAGCGGCTGGAGGGCGATTTCGGCGTCCAGTCCCGCACGGACGACGACAGCAAGTGGGTGGTGTGGAACGATCCGCTGACCGCGCCGAGCAAGGTCTATCTCTACGATCGGCCGGCGGGTACGCTGACGGAGTTCTACAGCGCCCGGCCCGAGCTGGTCGGCGCGCCGCTGCAGCCGATGCACCCGCGCGAAATCCCCGCGCGCGACGGGCTGGCGCTGGTGAGCTATCTCACCCTGCCGCCGGGCAGCGACCCGGATGGCGACGGCGTGCCCGATAAATCGGTGCCGCTGGTGCTGCTGGTGCATGGCGGGCCGTGGGCGCGCGATGCCTATGGCTTCAACCGCGCGCATCAATGGCTCGCCAATCGCGGCTACGGCGTGCTGAGCGTCAACTTCCGCGGCTCCACCGGCTTTGGCAAGGATTTCATCAACGCCGGCAATCTCGAATGGGCCGGCAAGATGCATGACGATCTGATCGACGCGGTGGACTGGGCCGTGGCGCAGGGCGTGGCGCAGAAGGACAAGGTGGCGATCATGGGCGGCTCCTACGGCGGCTATGCCACGCTGGTGGGCCTGACCTTCACGCCCGAAACCTTCGCCTGCGGGGTGGACATCGTCGGCCCCTCCAACCTCGAAACGCTGCTGGAAACCATCCCGCCCTATTGGGCGCCGATGGTGAAGCAGTTCCACGAGCGCATGGGCAACCCCGAAACGCCGGCTGGCCAGCAGATGCTGAAGGACCGTTCCCCGCTCTACAAGGCGGCGGCGATCAAGAAACCGCTGCTGATCGGCCAGGGGGCGAACGATCCGCGCGTGAAGCAGAGCGAAAGCGACCAGATCGTGGGGGCGATGCAGGAAGCGGGCGTGCCCGTCACCTATGTGCTGTTCCCCGACGAAGGGCACGGCTTTGCGCGGCCGGAAAACAACATCGCCTTCAACGCCGTGGCCGAAAACTTCCTCGCCACCTGCCTCGGCGGTAGGGCCGAACCGATCGGCGAGGCCGTGGACAAGTCCACCGCCGAGATCGTGACCGGCGCGGTGCATGTGAAAGGGCTGCGCGTGCCGGTGGAGTGAGGCGGCGGGGGCGCGGGCGGGAGCGCGTCCTTCGACAGGCTCAGGACGAGCGGGGGTGGTGCCCCTCTCCTCCTCCCCCTTCCCTCGTCATCCCCGCGCAGGCGGGGATCCAGAGTGGCAAGCGTCGGCGCCGGCTGGATTCCCGCCTGCGCGGGAATGACGAAGGTGGTGGTTAAGTCCGCTCATCCTGAGCCTGTCGAAGGATGCGCGCCCCTTCGCGCCTCACCCCAAGGCGTCGATCGCCTTGGCCGCCTTTACATCGCGCTGAGACAGGCCGCCCGCGTCATGGGTGGTCAGGGTGATCTCCACCCGGTTGTAAACATTGGACCATTCCGGATGGTGATCGTGCTTTTCGGCGATCAGCGCCACGCGGGCCATGAAGCCGAAGGCCTCCGAAAAGTCGGCGAAGCGGAAGCTGCGGTGGATCGCCAGCCCGTCCTCGCGCAGCGTCCATTGCGGCAGGGCGGCCAGCGCCTCGTCCCGTTCGGCCTCGGTCAGTTGCGGCACCGCCATTGCGCATCTCCCTTGCTTGTCG is a window from the Altererythrobacter sp. B11 genome containing:
- a CDS encoding 4a-hydroxytetrahydrobiopterin dehydratase, yielding MAVPQLTEAERDEALAALPQWTLREDGLAIHRSFRFADFSEAFGFMARVALIAEKHDHHPEWSNVYNRVEITLTTHDAGGLSQRDVKAAKAIDALG
- a CDS encoding 2Fe-2S iron-sulfur cluster-binding protein encodes the protein MPKLIVVTREGEERTVEADAGLTVMEAIRDNGFDELLALCGGCCSCATCHVHVDPAFVSLLPPMDEDENDLLDSSDDRDETSRLSCQIPFTDALDGLKVRIAEED
- a CDS encoding cysteine synthase A; this encodes MTAPEPRQSTLDLIGNTPLVLLKGPSEEAGCEIWGKCEFANPGASVKDRAALWIIRDAEEKGLLQPGGTIVEGTAGNTGIGIALVANALGYKSVIVMPETQSREKMDTLRALGAELVTVPAAPYKNPGHFVHTSRRMAEETEGAIWANQFDNIANRRAHIESTAPEIWAQMEGRVDGFTCAVGTGGTFAGVGLGLKAFDEKVTIALTDPYGAALYNYYAHGELKAEGSSVAEGIGQGRITANLEGAPVDTQFRVSDEEGLHWVARLLKEEGLCLGLSSGINVAGAVALGRQLGPGSRVATILCDTGFRYLSSLYNREWLEQKGLPVFDWLR
- a CDS encoding division/cell wall cluster transcriptional repressor MraZ, producing the protein MAKGPAGYSGQGFSLRGEKGRYVLPPSFRKAIAPTEDDPRVLCLAKHNRWDCLTGFGLSRTEDFDAQIDREEEAALRRGEEFDRDMRSMQLWTFSEIPFDASGRFVLPDALGGLVGMTGSIAFLGGSPFFSLWAPDALYEMDQKWFGQQQAVCRQQEAEATAKAKRK
- a CDS encoding S9 family peptidase, whose protein sequence is MKRHTRLMVTIGAAASLAGAGAATEGDRMNMNASQTGAAAEAVAAVPLIPRDALYGNPSRSGGRISPDGKWLSWLAPYEGVMNLWIAPASDPAAARRMTSATERPIPQYFWAPDSGSLLYVQDKGGDENYLLYQVDVTSGKERTLTPFENTRVQLVGASQTIRDKVLVGINNRDPRFHDVYLLDLGTGELQQVMRNDSYAGFLADDSLTLRWALRQNAAGGNDMFEITDGKVAETPRESTTMEDALTTTVAGYTTDGKTLYWLDSRGRNTAALVAENTDTGEKRVIAESDKADIGGTMQDTRTGEVQAYSVYHTTNQWHFLDPEIEQAFAWLDERLEGDFGVQSRTDDDSKWVVWNDPLTAPSKVYLYDRPAGTLTEFYSARPELVGAPLQPMHPREIPARDGLALVSYLTLPPGSDPDGDGVPDKSVPLVLLVHGGPWARDAYGFNRAHQWLANRGYGVLSVNFRGSTGFGKDFINAGNLEWAGKMHDDLIDAVDWAVAQGVAQKDKVAIMGGSYGGYATLVGLTFTPETFACGVDIVGPSNLETLLETIPPYWAPMVKQFHERMGNPETPAGQQMLKDRSPLYKAAAIKKPLLIGQGANDPRVKQSESDQIVGAMQEAGVPVTYVLFPDEGHGFARPENNIAFNAVAENFLATCLGGRAEPIGEAVDKSTAEIVTGAVHVKGLRVPVE
- a CDS encoding Gldg family protein, whose product is MTKGLILRPDAAGAGLLLALLASAPATAGDAGDATAGDPCPPVQSRPELGLMGTIPIFWGEAASPAEVIAGTAETHWARPLLERAYRLRPLDTLDASALSGLSLLLLAQPRALSPAENVALDEWVRGGGRLLLFADPLMTGESRFPLGDKRRPQDVTLLSPILDHWGLSLQFADGDGNAREAEAGGPPIPLQYPGHFAPLAEGSDCTLAAEGALARCRIGDGAGLILADAALLDLHGENAGAPRALAWLAAQAYAKAGADAGNRGTAGGEEDNTRNSYTCMLNAEGGGEGEPGG
- a CDS encoding DNA-3-methyladenine glycosylase family protein, with the translated sequence MGLSAAQIAAGLDAVAAQEPAIAAALARAGYPEPRIRETGYRTLLRTIVGQQVSVAAAASVWRKLEELLGGDVPPEVLLRAEFDALRACGLSRQKQGYARSLCELVVSGELDLAGLPADDEAAIEQLVRIKGIGRWSAEIYLLFAEGRPDIWPAGDLAVQAGIGRILALPERPSEKETRALAESWRPHRGAVAIFTWHCYNNPAL